The DNA region ATTTCGATTTTCTAGCAGGCACAAACATAATTGCGAGATTCTTATCATCAACCGAGATCAAATACTCCTTTACCCAAGGACTTGACAAGTTACGACCTCCACTAAAATTGCTCAAAACGACATACCCATTAACCAAAACATGAAATTTAGCATCAGAAAAATCGAATTCCGAATAAATCAATTGGTTAAAATGGAGGCGTACCATATGTGTCCCCTGATCTCTGATCTCAAAAACATACTTCGATGGTCTGTCGAAAACCCTGGCAGAGTTATAAATTTGGGGTAAAGTGGAGCCACGGTTGCTGAGTTGTATAGACCGACCTGAGGAACTCAGCAGAGGTGAGTTGGAGCGAGATGAGTCGGAAACGAATCGGCGATTATCTATTGTAGCGTCCACAGTAGAGCCGCAGTTGATGAGGTAGTTGTCGATCggagagaaagagagggaaAAGGAAAGTGCATAAAGGGACGATAGAGAGAATAATAAAAGACAGATTGATGAGTGTGCGCAGAAGATCTCCATGACCATTACCGACAGAAACAACAATCGGGatgcaaaatgaaaataagagcttttgattttgtgtaacTGAGTCAAACACTTGGAGATGACTGACTTTGAGTCCACGCGTGGTGGTTGCTGTTACACCTTTCCACCCAGGATTGGCCAAAAACcctttttcatataaaaaattaatgctggtaaaatcataattttattattcataaatttaggaaaaaaaattaaaaagaaaattttttcaaatctcactttaattttaaaaagaatattaatggataatttaataatttaaatttctgatAGGTTATTAGATTGCTTTTCAGTTAACTGAATTTAATTCTgggtgaaaatttaattcagaaatttaaaatttcaattggAACCGAAAATGAGAGTCAGGTGTACGCATTGCTGACCTTCTGATTAAAACGCTGCGTTTTGCTCAAAGAGTGGATTGAAGAGCATTGATTTTACAGAAACATAATtctgcaattcaaagaaaaaccCTTTAAGTGGTTTCCCTTTCCAagtaaaatttgagaaaatttacaaaaatccTATAAACTGTCAATCAACAACAGTCTGGTCTTCTCTGCAAACACTCACATCAACCACCAAAGTCCGGTTCTTCTTAGTTGGCAAGATCCTGCAGCAATTTCTTCTCGGAGACTGTCAAAAGCAAACACTTGGATTCAATTTCGTTCGAATGATGAGTAAATAAAGGTTGAATCTGAATACATACGTACCTTGTTCCATAAATCTGGATTAGGTTTCTTGTAAACCTCGACTCTGTGGATTTCAGAAGGATCTGGAATCTTCCAATTACAAGATGGGATATGTGCCCGATAACGAATATATTCAGTAGCAGTCTGATCAGTAGTGGCATTGTACAGTGCATTGGAAAGAAAGTAAACAAATGGAGTTTCGCAAGGAACGAGGCCAATAGAGCGAACATTGAAGTCAAATGCCGCATCATCGCCTCTTGAATTCCAATCCAGGAAGGTTTTTGCAGGAGTTTCTAATTCACTGGCTGTATGTATGCCCCGTACAATTTGCACTGCATATCCCCATGAAATGGATACCGTCCAGGTCCTGTTTTTGTCGTAGCAAAAGGATTGTTGAACCAGTGCCGCTGAGTCTAATTTCATTGGTTCCATCAGGCGTTGCACCGCCTCCACTCGGTCCATGTCTGGGAAGATCGGCTCCACcaaatctaagtggtggagagaCACAACAGGCGCAAGCGGATGAGCCGCCAGGTAGCCGTAAATGTTGCCGTGCATATCAAACTGCCATAGaaattaaaactcttaattGCCATGCATTGTGTTTGTGGCTTACCTTTAATAGCGGTAAATATGTAAATTTGTCACGACGGAATAAACTTGTCTAATTTGAgaaaaaagtgaaagaaaatagCTTATTTTGGTTGCATCGCCATGGCCATGGCCATGACCACTGGAAGTAGACACCTGATCTGGTGGGTCTCAATACGTTGACATGGCAAGTTTTCAAAGACCGgaattttaaatttgtgattttgatAATATGGGTTTCTGTTTAAATTAGTAGATAAAATTAAGTGATTAATTAGAATGTCAATCTTATcacaaatcataaatttgatttcattaaaaaggaggctttttttttttgcttttcttttctcGATGACCAAACAAGtaaattggaaaaataaaaaagaaactaacCTGATGAAATCCTTGTTCTCTGGTGAGAGGAACGCCAAGCTCTGATAAACAAGCATGAATCCTTGTATCAGAACCGTATAAAGAAGAATATTTCTGTAAGCAGCGATCTTGCATTTTCTCGAGAGCTTTTGCTAATGGATAACTTATAGCAAATCCACCACCACCAAATGCcataccaaaataaaaatttaaattctgcATACGAGTCTCCGATGGACTCCCTATATAATAAAACTGATTATGATCATACTTTGACAAAACCCTAACCAAATTATCAGCAATAAAAACTGTATCATCATCACCCATTACGAACCACCTTACATCCTTCAAGCCTAACCTCAGAGACTCTGAAACAATCCTTGACATTCGTATGGCGTCTCGCGTACCCCAAGGGTGTTTGTAATCGAATTGTGATGTGTCGCTTGAGATCTTCAAGGGTGGTAAAGACTTATAATCATCAGCACTGTATTCGGCAGGCTTGTTCAGCCAAACGTGGCCTCGCATTTCTATCGGTCTCCACCATAACTTGAGGTAATTTTTTCTCTGGTTCCATGTGGAAGACGAGGCTCCAATGCCGAAAACTATGTGTTTGAGGCTCGTTGTTTCTGGGTCCTGCTCATTATTGTTAGTTGATGATACATCCGTGCGTAAGAAATTGTTTTGAAATCCAGGATGAGGTTGAGATTGAAGAAGATCGTGAACTACAGCTTGTTGGGTTGGAGGATTTGAAGAATATAACAATCTAAATGAATAAAAGACGTAGGGAAGAGAGATTACAATGATCAAGCTGATCACCGTTTTTGGAAGAGTCCAAGGAGTTAAATATGAATACGAGAAAAAATCCCTGGAAAAACTATCTGCAGGTCCTTTTGGAGGGCTTTTCATGATTGATTCAAAGCAGATTTCCAATGCAaattaagagagagagaaagaaagaactCAAATCTCAtcaattttgaaataagttaatttattCTACCAGGATGAACGAATTTTCTTCTGATTTCATTTGCTTACCTGAACATATAGgtatgagagagagagagatcaataacaaagaaaaaccAAGGAAAACATGAGATCAGAATTCTTGTATATCCAGGTCTCTAGGAAAATATTCCTACTGATTCTCAATTGCATGGTGTTTTTATATGGGCCCTTCATAAATGAAATCTCAAACTATTATCATATTGTttctaaatttcaaattgatttaccTATCTAACAAATTCCTAAATATGAGTaagaaaaatactatttttctattgtatatttcatattgttgtaaaattatatacactttaAAAGAGTACCAAATTAATTACTATGGTAAAGTAACACTAATCACACTATAACACAATACTTAAATTATCCAAATTAGtcatataatatttctcttcattttaatataattaataataagcaACAAGTTATTTACAGGATTTGAGATGTAAGTTTTCCCATAAATTAAagatcaaataattatttttatctaatatttgatgaaatattacCGTTTATTTATAaaggttaataaaatttttataaaattgttaaaataacgtataaattttgaagctaaatgctttgatcttaaaattttatcaaataatcttttgtaccctatttttattaattttaattaaagagttttaatacaaatataaatgagTGTGTTAATCATGTATAATGTTATGTTTGGGATAGactgtaattttaaaaatatgaaaggtattaaaaaatactttGGCAACTTTTTATGTCCACCCGAAATGGTATAACTATTCGATGAAATTTACACGAAACACAGGTGGCACCAACCCAGGTTAGTCTCTTATCCATGTTTCACCAATTGACAGGCATTTTCTTTAGGTGTTTCAacagtttatttattttcaattcagaTTCTTGTACCAATACAAGAACTGAGGACTGCTACATTGTAACCGGAGACGACTTGTAACAGTAAATAGTGGTTTCGGATGCCTAAAAGACAATTGATCATCGGAAGGCTCACATGCTTCAGGGAGAGCAGAAGACATCACACACAGCCATTCTACAGAATCTGGGGTAAGGATCAAGACTGCTATAGGGAGAGGAGGATATGTGAAAGATGCATATGTTAGAGGAATGAATTGCACGAGCCATTCTGATGACTGACAATTATGGATCACATGCTGATAATCATTATGATCCAAAAGCATTACCAGTGATTCAAGGGATATTGTAGCTGAATATGTGTCAATGGCTGCTAGGGTGAAGGGGATTGCCAGGAGACCCATTTACAGGCATATGCATTTCTAATACAACAATTAGAATGGCAGCCAAAGCCAAGAAGGTGCCATGGACTTGCACTGATATTTCACGGATGACAAGTGGTGTTACCCCTCGACCTTGTGACCTGTTACCTGACCAAGGACCAGAGAAAATTACAGCCTCTGTCATTCCTACTGAAAAACTGCCAATAGATTTGGTATAGATTAAAGTTTTTGAACGCAAACatcatatattcatataagaaaataaaaccaGCCTATCTAAGAAATAACTTAAAATACTCAGAATACCTGCTCCACAAGATGCAAATATCTATCCAGCCCACTCCCAAGTCCCCCCTTGAAGTGGAACAAaattagggatgacaacggAGAGGAGGTTTCAATCCTCATCCTCATatgggatctcaatccccgtcttCACATgggatctcaatccccatcTCTATAACGGGGATGACAAAGATTCTCTATCTTCTCCCCGTGAAAAAAAATCTCCTTCTCATTTCCTTCCCATACTTGCAAGAAAAAATCTCCTCTCCATGCTCTCTAAACACagcataaatatattaaataacaaaattaaataaaattaaaactaacccaCTATTTTATATGTCACAAATCtcatatattaaccactttaatttgtataataaaaacctaaataaacttaacaaacataaataatctaaaattaaaaaaatatgttaatattttaagtaaatatattaatataaaagaatgaGTATAGAGACAGGGACAAAAGCGGGGTGGGGTCACATATATTTCTGTCTCCGattgtagaaattttttttatcctctcCTCTATTTCTAACAAAGAATCCCTTCTCTTTTAGAGTTAGAGAGGGTCGGAGCCCCTAAATTTGgacaaaaattgttatttttaaatgacataCCTGCAGCATCAATCACAGAACTAAACTTGGTTCCTAGATCTATGATAAATAGGAGAACCACAAGCTAGAAATTGAGGATACTCTGCTTCAGCTCTTATTCAAATAACTGAACTTTTGAAACATCAACAGATAGAGATAGAGTTAAATGATGAATGAACACTCATAAAAATTGTTAGATGAATATCAATCTCTCCATCTAATCTTTAATCTTGTCAATTTGGAAGACCCAATTGTCATAAATAGTAAACTTCATATACAACATATTATCACATCATCCTCAATGAGTTGGATCTGGGTTGAATTTTACTGATTCCCTATAGATGAGCTCCTTGATATTTTCTTCAGTAAAAGATGGATTCTCAAAGTCAAAAGTGAATGGCCTTGGACAAATAGGTTCCTCGTTGATATCATGAAGGGGTGCTAAATATGGGTGGCACAAAGCTTCATCAACTGCAAACCATATGACGAAAAATAACAGTTATAcagaaaacaatgaaaaagcACAATTGTTATTCAAGAGCATACTGACAGAGTATAAGCACGGAGCAACTGCTTATAATGATTATCTTGATTCCATATAGCATTAGAATAAATTACAACATCCATGAATCTTGAACCCTAAATGCAAACaaaaatgcattaaaacaaTAGCTGGAGGCATAAATCATCTTTCATTATACCTGTAATCCGCCTGTTTGGATCAAAGACAAGCATCCTCTCAAGCAAATCAACTACACCAGGAGATCGGTTAGGAAATCTAGCAGAGAAATTTTGTTTTGGGTACTGTGGCAGCATTCTAACATATCTTCTGGCATTATCACTTCGTAGGAACCCAAGACTGGATTCATCAGGTGAACCTAAAAGCTattcaagaaaataaatgaataagtaACAAGTTACCTAAAACTAATTTgatcaatatatttatatggaaaacaaaaaaatgaccTCCAACTTCTAGCATTCacatgaaaaaaagaaagttgaaaACACAGAACGACAGTGTGGCACAAAGAAGATACATATGAGTGTAGAGGAAGAGCATTTGattcctaatatttttcttctgtttctttttaaCAGCTTGAAAGTTGGCCCTGTATTCATCTCccagaaaaccaaaaaaaaaaaaaaaattgtacatcTGTCACATTCAAGTGCTACAATTGACAGTTGAGAAATAGATGAATAACTTTGAAATCTGATTTTCATGGTAGGATTAACTCCTAACATAGATGTCCCTATACAAAATATTCAAGGTTATGCTCAATCAGACATCAGGGCGGAGTAAGAATATTGAGATGATCCATCTTTAACCCTCACAGTCAGATAGAAGATGTTGAAAAGTGACAACAGGACCACATGTGACGGCTAACAAAGATACCAGGGTTAAGAAACCTGAAAGGGGTGaaggagaaaaacaaaaaagaaacatagaaaaggaaagaaacactCCAATGCAGAGGTAAATGTTAGTTGTCTTAACAAATTCTGACCATACCTCTGTGATCAGCCTCAACTGATGGACATAATCTTTGCCAGGGAACAGGGGTTGTCTTGTCATAATTTCACCAAGTATGCAACCCACTGACCAAATATCAATTGCTGCAGTGTACTCTGAACAATTAAGAAGTAGTTCTGGTGCACGGTACCAACGAGTGACAACATACTCAGTCATGAAATCTGTTTCTGAGGTCGTCCTTGCAAGCCCAAAATCTCCAATCTTCAGATCACAATTTGCATTCAAGAATAAATTGCTGGGTTTTAAATCACGATGCAAAACATTCGCTGAATGCACATACTTCAGCCCCCGTAACAACTGATACAGAAAATACTGCAAAAGAGACAATGGATAATCAGCATCAACAGCATTTTCCTTCTAAGTTCTTGGACATAAAccatataagaagaaaaaacataatcagaataaAAGATCCCCCATCAagattttcattaaaatgaactaaatacTCCTGCAGTACATATGTCATAAGGAGGTCATTCATTATTCAGAAAATAACCATCTTGCATCAGTATTTAGAAGAATAAACATGCTCAAGACTACAGCACAAGAGTATTGTAAGTTCCACTTTCAGGTGATCACCATTTCTTAAGgaaaacaaaaatgtaaaacaaTCTTGATAGAACAAAAGCATTCAATAGTAATCAATtagaaattaaacataaaatcttTTAAGCCTGGATAAAAAGTGCATGATGCCAACCCGACAATGATCATCTGTCAATTCTTGGTGGGATCGTATAATTTGATGCAGATCAGTGTCCATTAATTCATAAACTATGTATACATCATTGAAGTTCTCCCTCTGTGGCGGTCGTATGATGTCTTTGATGGAAATAACCTGCAGTGTATAAAGAAATAGCAATAAGCTTGTAAACCCAAATAAAAACAGAATTCCACAATTCTTGCACAATTTCATGCTatgatcaaaattaaaaaagaaaaataaatctgGGCAATCCAGTAGAACTAATTTCAAGTGGAGAATCTACATAAACCAGCCAATACAGAAAGAAATTTTAGAGTTACTCTCAAACTTTATTGTCATCCCAAGTGGAAAGACCAAAAGCCCTTCTGAATATCATACTTCAATTGAAAATATTCAACTGGATATCTTTCTGCGCTTACATTTTCATGATCCATGTGTCGCAGCAGTTTAATTTCTCGCAATGTCCTCTTGGCATCAATTCTATTGTCAAATGCATTTCCAATCTTCTTAATGGCAACCTCCTTCCGTGTCTCAGAATTCATGGCAGCACTgaggaaatgaaaaaaaaaattacttcttctttaacatttttgataacaaagaaaatCAAGTCATCTAAACAGAAAAAGGTCATTTTATATCAATCTCATCAACCAAGATGCCAAAACAATTTTAATCCCCAGCACACACTAAAAGGGGAGTCATAGGAACCCCATGAACagcataattcttttctttttctaagaCTGTGATAGACAAATCCAGATATATATGCTGCATTCCTAAACCAtattcacataaaataaatggcagcttattttatcaattaaagcTTATGTTTATAAGTTCgaaaaaattacaaagattaaCCACAATTCTCGTTAATGGTGTGAAAATTTTCATCACAGAACAAGGATACAACCAAAGGATGAAATTTAGATGAATACAATCTAAGCTTAACTGTTGAAAACATATATTCCACAGCTCTAACGCTACTGAATCACAGCTAAGCCTAGTCATAATATGAAATTCAACAGCGACTACAGCACTAAATGAAGCGGAAACAATATATTCTTTCTTGTGAAATTCGACCAGGAAAACTAGGCACAGAACTTAATATTCTCGTGAAATCTATAACATAAGCAACATAATTAAAGGATAAACGACAAAGAAACCAGAAATTGAGCAGATAAGCAATACGATCTCCTGTATTATTagctaaagaagaaaaggagTGGAAAAATTACCAAACTATACCGTAAGCGCCTCTGCCAACAGGGCGAATCGGAGGGACGTACTTTCTAGAAACTTCGAAGAGGTTACCGTAGACATTGTACTGCACATAACGTCCACCGTAAGTAGGTATACCTTTGACGATGGTATGGTCCCCTGCACCGGAGCTCGATTCAGCTGACATATCTCTCTTCTCTGCCTCTGACCGGGCTCCGAGTACGAAATTCGGATCCAATCCAAACCGAGAAGGATTTTGTAAGAAGGAGAAAGATAAAAAGCTAATTTGGAGGAGGAAGGAGGGAGGGCGTGTTGGTAGGTGGAAAGCGTTTTGACATTGTTTGTGTGAACTTAAAACTCTTGAACTGGACAAGCGCCGCCTGAGTGACCCGTGACCAAATCAACTTTTCCCGAGTttgacaaataaagaaaattttttccaCAAAATAACATAAGTTCCAAGTTTTAGcctaatgataaaaatatatggtgataatttgaaattttaaatttttaactataaattaattattattaaaatcaaaaataaaattattattttattattaatattaaaaaatataaaatttgttaaattttattcctttaaattttaaaaactaataattttatctttgtttaaagctttctaattttgaaaaataatattttttttctttaaatctaaggtttattttcttttcatctctaaCTATCAACAACAACACTATCACCCCTAAGCCGTAGACGAAACTCTGACCACCCTCCTAAGTCGAGCCAATGGTGCGACGAAGTGAGACGAACTGACGATGTGACAAAATCCAACCTCTATCTATGACAAAAAGGCACAGTGCAATAAAGCATTGGTCTAAAACACTTCATCTAGATGATGAAGACGTCGTCCAGATTTATCTGATCTAAATTATTCTAGATGATAGGATTCTCTTGAGAGGGATAATGATAACTTTCGGTTTTAAAGGGAGTTACCAACAGTCGAAGATAGTTGTCAGAGAAccgttaaaaataaattctaagtTTAAGGTGagtaaattttaagtaaaaacgaaattattagttttaaaaactataaaaaaaatataataaattttatagtttttaatattaataataaaataaaaattttatttttatttataataaaaaaaattaaatcataaataaatatttgagctCTTAAATTAccgtaaatatttttttgtgatgAAGATAAAATGGGGgagagaaatagtcctttggccgacAAGACAATGGATGACAGTCGTGTAGGGTCAAGGAAGTTATTTTGGTGGTTACGATGATTAATTCTGTTTCCGATGAAGACCCTACAAGTACTGTGAGTAGACGCATATCAATGCACAAGCTTGCCTATGGATTGATGAAATCCTCGTGTCGTCCCAATTCTGAACCCATAGCCATGACCATCATTAACATTATGATGACTATATAATTAGGGAGATCCAGGGAACGCGTTTAGAAGGCAAAACAAGTACTTTTGTACTGTGAGGGATGGGCTGCTTGaaccaaaaatttcaaatcgaattaactGTGCCGTCCTCAGAGAAACTGTTGAAAATGtgatagaagaaaaaaagttcccaaaaatgaagaaatgccaggaaaaaattgtaaaactcaAATTGATGAGCAAAGCCGAGCCGGCCCAAACTCACATAAAAGCCATGCCGGTTATTTCcatgtattaaaattaacttgCTTACTCTACGATAATTAActacaaaaaattatacatatttgttCCATGGCCCGAACTTAAAATTCATAATCAATACCGTAACTTCCTCCGCCAACATGGAGAAAAATTCATCACAACCTAGCCAAGCAATCATCATCCTTGTATTGCTAAACTCAGccggtttttatatttttaaaactttttacaGTAAATATCGAGGCCAATTGCCCTGGCAAAATAGCAGCACCCAATGACATTACATTCCACCAAACAGTTAATCCAgacataaattgaaaaaaaacacATTCCCTGGATAACCATATAAGACATGGTTCCGAGCGCATATAAAAACACCAAAACTAAccataaattgaaattattggTAGAAGGCAAAAGCTACATAAATGGATACTTGAGCAAACTGAAGTGCAAACACTTTTATACAACATTGGTATTATACAGTTAAAGTTTATGTACAAACCAGAAAAATAGTAGTATGACACATATAACATGGTTAAAACATATTACTTGATGGTATATTTCtaaaaaacacataacaaaAGACACAATACCTTTATACCACCAATACAAAATGAAAGCATAGTTCATTTATCGACAATCACCTCCCAACTATCTGTTCTACGTTACTCCCTACCACTGATGCAGTGccattttctcttaaattaCAAAGCAATGCATCACGCCCGGTTAAAACTATCTTGAAAAACCCATCCACTGCCTTTGTAAGAAGATCTAGCCCCTCTGATAATTTCTCTTCCTGCTTTCCTAAATCTTTAACAGAATTTTTGaactcttcaacttcaacagGTTCCAATCCATCTTGGATCATTGGATACAATTTCTTGATGCTGGTATCAACTGCTTCTAATTCTCTCAAAACTATAACTCGTCCACAACCAAGTACATTTCTAACTTCCCCATTAACATTAGTCTGCAAAGCACAAAAAGCTGGTGCCCAAGGAAATGTGTCAGAAACATTCAACTCAAACAATTTGTCTGCAGACCCTGACAAGGATGCAGCAAAGACACTACAGATATATACGGTCACCACCTTAACTCCATACAAGGCACGCATCAACACTTTCCCTTTGGCAGACTTCTTAACCTTTGGCAAATCCAAAGATTGCACCAGATTTTCCAAGATTGAGTGGCAGCTCTCAACTCTAGGGTTCTTTGCACTGATATGCTGTCTCCAGCTATCAAGT from Mangifera indica cultivar Alphonso chromosome 8, CATAS_Mindica_2.1, whole genome shotgun sequence includes:
- the LOC123224585 gene encoding uncharacterized protein LOC123224585, producing the protein MKSPPKGPADSFSRDFFSYSYLTPWTLPKTVISLIIVISLPYVFYSFRLLYSSNPPTQQAVVHDLLQSQPHPGFQNNFLRTDVSSTNNNEQDPETTSLKHIVFGIGASSSTWNQRKNYLKLWWRPIEMRGHVWLNKPAEYSADDYKSLPPLKISSDTSQFDYKHPWGTRDAIRMSRIVSESLRLGLKDVRWFVMGDDDTVFIADNLVRVLSKYDHNQFYYIGSPSETRMQNLNFYFGMAFGGGGFAISYPLAKALEKMQDRCLQKYSSLYGSDTRIHACLSELGVPLTREQGFHQFDMHGNIYGYLAAHPLAPVVSLHHLDLVEPIFPDMDRVEAVQRLMEPMKLDSAALVQQSFCYDKNRTWTVSISWGYAVQIVRGIHTASELETPAKTFLDWNSRGDDAAFDFNVRSIGLVPCETPFVYFLSNALYNATTDQTATEYIRYRAHIPSCNWKIPDPSEIHRVEVYKKPNPDLWNKSPRRNCCRILPTKKNRTLVVDVSVCREDQTVVD
- the LOC123224587 gene encoding mitogen-activated protein kinase homolog MMK2, producing MSAESSSGAGDHTIVKGIPTYGGRYVQYNVYGNLFEVSRKYVPPIRPVGRGAYGIVCAAMNSETRKEVAIKKIGNAFDNRIDAKRTLREIKLLRHMDHENVISIKDIIRPPQRENFNDVYIVYELMDTDLHQIIRSHQELTDDHCRYFLYQLLRGLKYVHSANVLHRDLKPSNLFLNANCDLKIGDFGLARTTSETDFMTEYVVTRWYRAPELLLNCSEYTAAIDIWSVGCILGEIMTRQPLFPGKDYVHQLRLITELLGSPDESSLGFLRSDNARRYVRMLPQYPKQNFSARFPNRSPGVVDLLERMLVFDPNRRITVDEALCHPYLAPLHDINEEPICPRPFTFDFENPSFTEENIKELIYRESVKFNPDPTH
- the LOC123224588 gene encoding protein BPS1, chloroplastic-like, giving the protein MSRPQDPHRPLFPFGNPFRMISSKGSRLPERLLSLLIAFEETLAERLRKLIPKDKNEVLRLSWMKLAMDSLIETHSSVKNLITELELPVSDWDEKWVDVYLDISVNLLDLCIAFSSQLTKLNHGHLLLQCVLHNLDSSSPKQFVRACSSLDSWRQHISAKNPRVESCHSILENLVQSLDLPKVKKSAKGKVLMRALYGVKVVTVYICSVFAASLSGSADKLFELNVSDTFPWAPAFCALQTNVNGEVRNVLGCGRVIVLRELEAVDTSIKKLYPMIQDGLEPVEVEEFKNSVKDLGKQEEKLSEGLDLLTKAVDGFFKIVLTGRDALLCNLRENGTASVVGSNVEQIVGR